The Streptomyces spororaveus genome includes a region encoding these proteins:
- a CDS encoding ricin-type beta-trefoil lectin domain protein, with product MLRSTFAAVAAIAAALGGVTAVTPMAQAAPAPGAAVAPLSPELEAIRAAEATKIYGDPAVRPPNERKTGLISLGDSEISGEGVGTYDPATNTPDNQCHRSPDAAIHRTGIPADLTFNVACSGGYTGNIRIGGSKQYADELVQSDNLAVKARNTKIKMVLLVAGANDDLQFGPVMTDCVTRWVLGQGTCEPKYGPGWQARVDGLKPKVEATVADLRTVMRDAGYADSDYKLVVMGYPSPIGPDFHDNPNFPGKLPGGCAGYDSDAAWGRNYAVPAFEKGMRAAALASGAVYLDNSRLFHGHEVCMEDTWARGLYLDLGDHFPWDENTARQSFHPNYRGHGAFASCLTQLYDSGLREASCADPASTGTPVLRAGSWDAAFKPLKNEATGTCLDSFGGSSANGTRIVGWDCHGGRNQGWWYDSARTSLHVELTQDRCLDAPGADYGSGTALIIWNCHGGANQRFVRDGATFRPAAAPGMCLTVAAAHEPLRLQTCNGSADQRFA from the coding sequence ATGCTCAGATCTACCTTCGCCGCCGTCGCGGCGATCGCGGCCGCCCTGGGAGGTGTCACCGCCGTCACCCCCATGGCCCAGGCGGCGCCCGCCCCCGGGGCCGCCGTCGCGCCGCTGTCGCCCGAGCTGGAGGCCATCCGGGCGGCGGAGGCGACCAAGATCTACGGCGACCCCGCCGTGCGCCCGCCGAACGAGCGGAAAACTGGCCTGATCTCGCTGGGCGACAGCGAGATTTCGGGCGAGGGCGTCGGCACCTACGACCCCGCGACCAACACCCCGGACAACCAGTGCCACCGCTCGCCGGACGCGGCGATCCACCGCACCGGCATACCGGCCGACCTGACCTTCAACGTCGCCTGCTCCGGCGGCTACACCGGCAACATCAGGATCGGCGGCAGCAAGCAGTACGCCGACGAGCTGGTCCAGAGCGACAACCTGGCCGTCAAGGCGCGCAACACGAAGATCAAGATGGTGCTGCTGGTCGCCGGGGCCAACGACGACCTGCAGTTCGGCCCCGTCATGACCGACTGCGTGACCCGCTGGGTGCTCGGCCAGGGCACCTGCGAGCCCAAGTACGGCCCCGGCTGGCAGGCCCGCGTCGACGGCCTGAAGCCCAAGGTCGAGGCCACGGTCGCCGACCTCAGGACCGTCATGCGCGACGCCGGCTACGCCGACTCCGACTACAAGCTCGTCGTGATGGGCTACCCGAGCCCCATCGGGCCCGACTTCCACGACAACCCGAACTTCCCCGGCAAGCTCCCCGGCGGCTGCGCGGGCTACGACTCCGACGCCGCGTGGGGCCGCAACTACGCGGTGCCCGCGTTCGAGAAGGGCATGCGCGCGGCGGCCCTCGCCTCCGGCGCGGTCTACCTGGACAACTCGCGGCTGTTCCACGGCCACGAGGTGTGCATGGAGGACACCTGGGCCCGTGGCCTCTACCTGGACCTCGGGGACCACTTCCCGTGGGACGAGAACACCGCCCGGCAGTCCTTCCACCCCAACTACCGGGGCCACGGCGCCTTCGCGTCCTGTCTGACCCAGCTCTACGACTCGGGCCTGCGCGAGGCCTCCTGCGCCGACCCCGCGAGCACCGGTACGCCCGTTCTCCGGGCCGGATCCTGGGACGCCGCGTTCAAGCCCCTGAAGAACGAGGCGACCGGCACCTGCCTCGACTCCTTCGGCGGCTCCAGCGCCAACGGGACCAGGATCGTCGGCTGGGACTGCCACGGCGGCCGTAACCAGGGCTGGTGGTACGACAGCGCCCGCACGTCCCTCCACGTCGAACTCACCCAGGACCGCTGCCTCGACGCCCCCGGCGCCGACTACGGCTCCGGCACCGCCCTGATCATCTGGAACTGCCACGGCGGCGCGAACCAGCGGTTCGTCCGCGACGGCGCCACCTTCCGGCCCGCCGCCGCCCCGGGCATGTGCCTGACGGTGGCCGCCGCCCACGAGCCGCTGCGCCTGCAGACCTGCAACGGATCCGCCGACCAGCGCTTCGCATAA
- a CDS encoding class II fumarate hydratase, whose product MTDDQQADAYRTEHDSMGDVRVPRHAKWRAQTQRAVENFPISGQRLERAHIEALARIKAAAAVVNAKLGVVDQEVADAIRSAAAEVADGRWDDHFPVDVFQTGSGTSSNMNTNEVIATLATERLGREVHPNDHVNASQSSNDVFPSSIHIAATAAVTGELIPALEHLAAALERKAAEFAQVVKAGRTHLMDATPVTLGQEFGGYAVQIRYGVERLRAALPRLAELPLGGTAVGTGINTPPGFSAAVIAEVAATTGLPLTEARDHFEAQGARDALVETSGMLRTVAVSLTKISNDLRWMASGPRTGLAEINLPDLQPGSSIMPGKVNPVVPEAVLMVAAQVMGNDATVAVAGAAGNFELNVMLPVMARNLLESIRLLGTVSRLLADRTIDGITANEARAREYAESSPSVVTPLNRYIGYEEAAKVAKRSLAERRTIREVVLESGYVERGALTLEQLDEALDVLRMTHP is encoded by the coding sequence ATGACGGATGACCAGCAGGCCGACGCGTACCGGACCGAGCACGACTCCATGGGCGACGTACGGGTGCCCCGGCACGCGAAATGGCGCGCCCAGACCCAGCGCGCGGTCGAGAACTTCCCCATCTCCGGGCAGCGGCTGGAGCGCGCCCACATCGAGGCACTGGCCCGGATCAAGGCGGCCGCCGCCGTGGTGAACGCGAAGCTCGGCGTGGTGGACCAGGAGGTCGCCGACGCGATCCGCTCCGCCGCCGCCGAGGTCGCGGACGGCCGCTGGGACGACCACTTCCCCGTGGACGTCTTCCAGACCGGCTCCGGAACCTCGTCCAACATGAACACCAACGAGGTGATCGCCACCCTGGCCACCGAGCGCCTGGGCCGCGAAGTCCATCCCAACGACCACGTCAACGCGTCGCAGAGCTCCAACGACGTGTTCCCGTCCTCCATCCACATCGCCGCCACCGCCGCCGTCACCGGTGAGCTGATCCCGGCCCTGGAACACCTGGCGGCCGCGCTGGAGCGCAAGGCCGCCGAGTTCGCGCAGGTCGTCAAGGCCGGGCGCACCCACCTCATGGACGCCACCCCGGTCACCCTCGGCCAGGAGTTCGGCGGGTACGCCGTCCAGATCCGCTACGGCGTCGAGCGGCTGCGGGCGGCCCTGCCCCGGCTGGCCGAGCTGCCGCTGGGCGGCACGGCGGTGGGCACCGGCATCAACACCCCGCCCGGGTTCTCCGCCGCGGTGATCGCCGAGGTCGCCGCCACGACCGGGCTGCCGCTGACCGAGGCCCGCGACCACTTCGAGGCGCAGGGGGCCCGGGACGCGCTCGTGGAGACCTCCGGAATGCTCCGTACGGTCGCCGTGTCCCTCACCAAGATCTCCAACGACCTTCGCTGGATGGCGTCCGGACCGCGCACCGGTTTGGCCGAAATCAATCTCCCCGATCTCCAGCCGGGCTCCTCGATCATGCCCGGGAAGGTCAATCCGGTGGTCCCGGAGGCCGTCCTGATGGTCGCCGCCCAGGTCATGGGGAACGACGCCACCGTCGCCGTGGCGGGCGCGGCCGGCAACTTCGAGCTCAATGTGATGCTCCCGGTGATGGCCAGGAACCTCCTCGAATCGATCCGCCTGCTCGGCACGGTGAGCCGTCTGCTGGCCGACCGCACGATCGACGGAATCACCGCCAACGAGGCCCGGGCCAGGGAGTACGCAGAGTCCTCGCCCTCCGTCGTCACCCCGCTCAACCGCTACATCGGCTACGAGGAGGCCGCCAAGGTCGCCAAGAGGTCCCTCGCCGAGCGCAGGACGATCCGGGAGGTGGTCCTTGAGTCCGGCTACGTGGAGCGCGGCGCCCTCACTCTGGAGCAGCTCGACGAGGCCCTCGACGTGCTCCGGATGACGCATCCCTGA
- the fomD gene encoding cytidylyl-2-hydroxypropylphosphonate hydrolase — protein MTGTSEPGGSAARSAPPSPAQGPRWAPGEQILWRYRDHAPGLKGPVHICRPVTVVQDTEELLAVWMAPGTECVKPVLADGTSVHEEPLATRYTAPRTTARSRWFGGGVLKLARPGDSWSVWLFWGPGWQFKNWYVNLEEPRSRWAGGVDSVDHFLDIAVYPDRSWNWLDEDEFAQAQRCGLMDREQADRVREAGRAAVGLIEEWGAPFSGGWEDWRPDPAWSIPPLPDDWDRTPAHMSS, from the coding sequence ATGACAGGTACTTCCGAGCCCGGGGGCTCCGCGGCGCGGAGCGCGCCGCCGAGCCCCGCGCAGGGCCCGCGCTGGGCGCCCGGGGAGCAGATCCTCTGGCGCTACCGCGACCACGCCCCGGGGCTGAAGGGCCCGGTCCACATCTGCCGCCCGGTGACCGTGGTCCAGGACACGGAGGAGCTGCTGGCGGTGTGGATGGCCCCCGGCACCGAGTGCGTGAAGCCGGTCCTCGCCGACGGCACGTCCGTCCACGAGGAACCGCTCGCCACCCGCTACACGGCGCCGCGGACCACCGCACGGTCGCGCTGGTTCGGCGGCGGTGTCCTGAAACTGGCCCGGCCCGGCGACTCCTGGTCCGTGTGGCTGTTCTGGGGCCCCGGCTGGCAGTTCAAGAACTGGTACGTGAACCTGGAGGAGCCGCGCTCGCGCTGGGCCGGCGGGGTGGATTCCGTGGACCACTTCCTGGACATCGCCGTCTATCCGGACCGCAGTTGGAACTGGCTGGACGAGGACGAGTTCGCGCAGGCGCAGCGGTGCGGCCTGATGGACCGTGAGCAGGCCGACCGGGTACGGGAGGCGGGCCGCGCGGCGGTCGGGCTCATCGAGGAATGGGGCGCCCCGTTCTCCGGCGGCTGGGAGGACTGGAGGCCTGATCCGGCCTGGAGCATTCCACCCCTTCCGGACGACTGGGACCGCACCCCGGCGCATATGAGCTCATGA
- a CDS encoding SpoIIE family protein phosphatase translates to MTEYPTSQEGPQPVASGGGTDEAGHGKAPIAAAEAVRTHAAATGAAASAEPDGAAAAAASDARAARSAAGAGGSAGLPRPRRNAAVPGEVPAAAEPGRDAARPRPGATTRDPAAGAGGPGGAVEPPRPRGDSDDLVDEDGGLTAPGASGDGAAGTGAHGAGGAGRHGGGAVPVGEVSAARREGDRLRFVGAATRRIARGIDLDEIVLGLCRATVPTFSDAILVYLRDPLPVGDERPLGPVVLRLRRTDRLRPIDDLTDISSTIGAGMDLAGAAGATGELDFSQLPLVGPQGDLPAAELCEIRPGGALAEVLRGVRPVFGSSAAAKAALPELLGVDHPLPGGNRAVLAPLRGRRRVIGAAVFLRSPERPAFEQNDLLVAAQLATHTALGIDKAVLYGREAYIADELQRTMLPDSLPQPTGVRLASRYLPAAETARVGGDWYDAIPLPGSRVALVVGDVMGHSMTSAAIMGQLRTTAQTLAQLDLPPAEVLHHLDEQAQRLGSDRMATCLYAVYDPVAHRITIANAGHPPPVLLHLGGRAEVLRVPPGAPIGVGGVDFEAVELDAPAGGTLLLYTDGLVESRLRDVWTGIEQLRERLATTAQLTGLDHPPPLEALCDDVLDMLGPGDRDDDIALLAARFDGIAPSDVAYWFLDPEETAPGRARRFARRALTRWGLEELSDSLELLVSEVVTNAVRYAERPVTLRLLRTDVLRCEVGDDSPQLPRQRRARDTDEGGRGLFLVNRMARRWGATRLSSGKVVWFELSLPGRPERR, encoded by the coding sequence GTGACGGAGTACCCCACCTCCCAGGAGGGCCCGCAGCCCGTCGCCTCCGGCGGAGGTACGGACGAGGCCGGCCACGGCAAGGCGCCCATCGCCGCCGCCGAGGCCGTACGCACGCATGCCGCGGCCACCGGTGCCGCCGCCTCGGCGGAGCCGGACGGCGCGGCCGCCGCGGCGGCCTCCGACGCGCGCGCGGCCCGGTCCGCGGCGGGCGCGGGCGGCAGCGCCGGACTTCCCCGGCCCCGCCGCAACGCGGCCGTCCCGGGCGAGGTACCGGCCGCGGCGGAGCCCGGCCGGGACGCGGCGCGCCCGCGGCCCGGTGCGACCACCCGCGACCCGGCCGCCGGCGCGGGCGGACCGGGCGGTGCCGTCGAGCCCCCGCGCCCGCGCGGAGACAGCGACGACCTGGTGGACGAGGACGGCGGCCTCACCGCCCCCGGCGCGAGCGGCGACGGCGCGGCGGGGACGGGAGCGCACGGAGCCGGCGGGGCCGGCCGTCACGGAGGCGGCGCCGTCCCGGTCGGCGAGGTGTCCGCCGCGCGCCGTGAAGGCGACCGGCTGCGCTTCGTCGGGGCCGCCACCCGGCGGATCGCCCGCGGCATCGACCTCGACGAGATCGTGCTGGGCCTGTGCCGGGCCACCGTGCCGACCTTCTCGGACGCCATCCTCGTCTACTTGCGCGACCCGCTGCCGGTCGGCGACGAGCGGCCTCTCGGGCCGGTCGTTTTAAGGCTCCGGCGCACCGACCGGCTCCGGCCGATCGACGACCTGACGGACATCAGCAGCACCATCGGCGCGGGGATGGACCTCGCCGGGGCCGCGGGGGCCACCGGCGAGCTCGACTTCAGCCAGTTGCCGCTGGTCGGCCCGCAGGGTGACCTGCCCGCGGCCGAGCTGTGCGAGATCCGGCCCGGCGGCGCGCTCGCCGAGGTGCTGCGCGGCGTACGGCCCGTCTTCGGGTCCTCCGCCGCCGCCAAGGCAGCGCTGCCCGAGCTGCTCGGCGTGGACCACCCGCTGCCGGGCGGCAACCGGGCCGTCCTCGCGCCGCTGCGCGGCCGCCGCCGGGTGATCGGCGCCGCCGTGTTCCTGCGCAGCCCGGAGCGTCCCGCCTTCGAGCAGAACGACCTGCTGGTCGCCGCCCAGCTGGCCACCCACACCGCGCTCGGCATCGACAAGGCGGTCCTGTACGGCCGTGAGGCCTACATCGCCGACGAGTTGCAGCGCACCATGCTGCCCGACAGCCTCCCGCAGCCCACCGGGGTGCGGCTCGCCTCCCGCTACCTGCCCGCCGCCGAGACGGCACGGGTCGGCGGCGACTGGTACGACGCCATACCGCTGCCCGGCAGCCGGGTCGCGCTGGTCGTGGGCGACGTCATGGGCCACTCCATGACCTCCGCCGCGATCATGGGCCAGCTGCGCACGACCGCGCAGACCCTCGCGCAGCTGGACCTGCCGCCCGCCGAGGTCCTGCACCACCTGGACGAGCAGGCGCAGCGCCTCGGCTCCGACCGGATGGCCACCTGCCTGTACGCGGTCTACGATCCCGTCGCGCACCGGATCACCATCGCCAACGCGGGCCATCCGCCGCCGGTGCTGCTGCACCTGGGCGGCCGCGCCGAGGTGCTCCGGGTACCCCCCGGCGCCCCCATCGGCGTCGGCGGTGTCGACTTCGAGGCCGTGGAGCTGGACGCGCCGGCCGGGGGCACGCTGCTGCTCTACACCGACGGCCTGGTGGAATCGCGCCTGCGGGACGTGTGGACCGGCATCGAGCAGCTCCGCGAGCGCCTGGCCACCACCGCCCAGCTGACCGGCCTGGACCACCCGCCGCCGCTGGAGGCGCTCTGCGACGACGTGCTGGACATGCTCGGCCCGGGTGACCGGGACGACGACATCGCGCTGCTCGCGGCCCGGTTCGACGGGATCGCGCCCAGCGACGTCGCGTACTGGTTCCTGGACCCGGAGGAGACCGCCCCGGGCCGGGCCCGCCGGTTCGCCCGCCGTGCCCTGACCCGGTGGGGCCTGGAGGAGCTGAGCGACTCGCTGGAGCTCCTGGTCAGCGAGGTGGTCACCAATGCCGTGCGGTACGCGGAGCGGCCGGTGACGCTGCGTCTGCTGCGTACGGACGTACTGCGCTGCGAGGTCGGCGACGACTCGCCGCAGCTGCCGCGCCAGCGCCGGGCGCGGGACACCGACGAGGGCGGCCGCGGCCTGTTCCTGGTCAACCGGATGGCCCGGCGCTGGGGCGCGACGCGGCTCAGCAGCGGCAAGGTCGTCTGGTTCGAGCTGTCGCTGCCGGGCAGGCCCGAACGGCGCTGA
- a CDS encoding transglycosylase domain-containing protein: MGRAEVRKAQQQRGARRAPSGRAQGTKGSGSAGKRTGIRRFFTWKKVLGTFFGLALLGMGALVALYFYVDEPDPNKQALQQSNVYKYSDGTIMASKGKVNREILAIDKIPMDVQEAFIAIENKSFRKDQGVDFKGLARGLWNTATGRGKAGGSTITQQYVKNYYLTQDQTATRKLKELVISLKVDQRMKKPEILAGYLNTSYFGRGAYGIQAAAQAYYGVDVGQLTLEQGAYLATLVQAPSQYDWSTASEDTKKRITIRYNATLVNMVDMGKLDEAKRQTLKFAEPQPPQPPMGMDGQKGYLVQAAEAELNAQGVEKKLIDAGGWTFTLNIDAKKQEALEKAVQDELESKLDRKDTKGKPQDQSVQAGATSVDPKTGAIVAMYGGTSLKDHWSSNALRKDYQPGSTFKPVVLASALENGAKTQDDKPITPNALYDGTSKRAVLGSDIPFAPQNQEDRNFGTPMMTVQEATNYSVNSVYAQMIVDVEPRNVKKTALALGMQDRPGWPEDKPAMSLGTMSANTVEMAGVYATFDNHGKKVTPTIIKKAEHKDREVEPAQPIGSQAISRKTADTVTKVLTGVVNDDGGSGNKVRSSAYEAAGKTGTTENNVSGWFSGFTPELVTVVAIFGEEPVTAKQVTLTGTAGLGRLGGSSFPASIWKAYTLAVLKGNAGKFQLSEAEMGAVQTPSRSASPTPSTSPTSSAPAASSSPPASPTPTPTPTATKTTPTSPTPTTPTPTPTATKTTGPKPPDPPVLVPER; this comes from the coding sequence ATGGGCCGAGCAGAAGTGCGTAAGGCGCAGCAGCAGCGCGGTGCGCGGCGTGCGCCGAGCGGACGCGCGCAGGGCACCAAGGGAAGCGGAAGTGCCGGTAAACGCACCGGCATACGACGCTTCTTCACCTGGAAGAAGGTCCTGGGCACGTTCTTCGGGCTGGCCCTGCTCGGCATGGGCGCGCTGGTCGCCCTGTACTTCTACGTGGACGAGCCGGACCCCAACAAGCAGGCGCTCCAGCAGAGCAACGTCTACAAGTACTCAGACGGCACGATCATGGCCAGCAAGGGCAAGGTCAACCGCGAGATCCTGGCGATCGACAAGATCCCGATGGACGTGCAGGAAGCGTTCATCGCGATCGAGAACAAGTCGTTCCGCAAGGACCAGGGCGTGGACTTCAAGGGTCTGGCCCGCGGTCTGTGGAACACGGCCACCGGGCGCGGCAAGGCCGGTGGCTCCACGATCACCCAGCAGTACGTCAAGAACTACTACCTGACCCAGGACCAGACGGCGACCCGCAAGCTCAAGGAGCTGGTGATCTCCCTCAAGGTCGACCAGCGGATGAAGAAGCCCGAGATCCTCGCGGGCTACCTGAACACCAGCTACTTCGGACGCGGCGCGTACGGCATCCAGGCGGCCGCCCAGGCCTACTACGGCGTCGACGTCGGCCAGTTGACGCTGGAGCAGGGCGCCTACCTCGCCACCCTCGTCCAGGCCCCCAGCCAGTACGACTGGTCGACCGCCAGCGAGGACACCAAGAAGCGGATCACGATCCGCTACAACGCCACGCTCGTGAACATGGTCGACATGGGCAAGCTGGACGAGGCCAAGCGCCAGACGCTGAAGTTCGCGGAACCGCAGCCGCCGCAGCCGCCGATGGGCATGGACGGCCAGAAGGGCTACCTGGTCCAGGCCGCCGAGGCCGAACTCAACGCCCAGGGCGTCGAGAAGAAGCTGATCGACGCCGGCGGCTGGACCTTCACGCTGAACATCGACGCGAAGAAGCAGGAAGCGCTCGAGAAGGCCGTCCAGGACGAGCTGGAGTCCAAGCTCGACCGCAAGGACACCAAGGGCAAGCCCCAGGACCAGAGCGTGCAGGCCGGCGCCACCTCCGTGGACCCGAAGACCGGCGCGATCGTCGCGATGTACGGCGGCACGAGCCTGAAGGACCACTGGTCCAGCAACGCCCTGCGCAAGGACTACCAGCCGGGCTCGACCTTCAAGCCGGTCGTGCTCGCCTCCGCCCTGGAGAACGGGGCGAAGACCCAGGACGACAAGCCGATCACGCCGAACGCGCTCTACGACGGCACCAGCAAGCGCGCCGTCCTCGGCAGCGACATCCCGTTCGCCCCGCAGAACCAGGAAGACCGCAACTTCGGCACGCCGATGATGACGGTCCAGGAAGCGACCAACTACTCGGTCAACTCCGTCTACGCGCAGATGATCGTGGACGTCGAGCCGCGCAACGTGAAGAAGACGGCCCTGGCCCTCGGCATGCAGGACCGTCCGGGCTGGCCCGAGGACAAGCCGGCCATGTCGCTCGGCACCATGAGCGCCAATACCGTGGAAATGGCGGGCGTCTACGCCACCTTCGACAACCACGGCAAGAAGGTCACGCCGACCATCATCAAGAAGGCCGAGCACAAGGACCGCGAGGTCGAGCCGGCCCAGCCCATCGGCTCCCAGGCCATCAGCCGCAAGACCGCCGACACCGTCACCAAGGTACTCACGGGCGTCGTCAACGACGACGGCGGCTCCGGTAACAAGGTCCGCAGCAGCGCCTACGAGGCCGCCGGCAAGACCGGTACCACCGAGAACAACGTCTCCGGCTGGTTCTCCGGGTTCACCCCGGAACTGGTCACGGTCGTCGCGATCTTCGGTGAGGAGCCCGTCACCGCCAAGCAGGTCACCCTGACCGGTACCGCCGGCCTCGGCCGCCTGGGCGGTTCCAGCTTCCCCGCCTCGATCTGGAAGGCGTACACGCTCGCCGTCCTCAAGGGCAACGCAGGCAAGTTCCAGCTGAGCGAGGCGGAGATGGGCGCCGTGCAGACGCCGTCCCGCAGCGCCTCGCCGACGCCGTCGACGTCGCCGACCTCCAGCGCCCCGGCGGCCAGCAGCAGCCCGCCGGCGTCCCCGACGCCGACCCCGACGCCCACGGCGACCAAGACCACGCCGACGTCGCCGACCCCGACGACGCCGACCCCGACGCCCACGGCGACCAAGACCACCGGTCCCAAGCCGCCGGACCCGCCGGTGCTGGTCCCCGAGCGCTAG
- a CDS encoding SPFH domain-containing protein, which translates to MTNEIATPDGVREFTARSVGGGLALLLGLLGLVAGAGLIVAGAAVAAAAAKVTLIALGVLLGLAALFAMCGLNTVAPGEARVVQLFGRYKGTVRTDGLRWVNPLTSRRAISTRVRNHETAVLKVNDAYGNPIELAAVVVWRVEDTARATFEVEDFTEFVETQTEAAVRHIAIEYPYDAHEEGGLSLRGNAEEITEKLAAELHDRVDAAGVHIIESRFTHLAYAPEIASAMLQRQQAGAVVAARKQIVEGAVGMVELALTRLAEQDIVDLDPERKAAMVSNLMVVLCGDRAAQPVVNTGTLYQ; encoded by the coding sequence ATGACGAACGAAATCGCCACCCCTGACGGAGTACGGGAGTTCACCGCGCGCAGTGTCGGCGGCGGCCTGGCGCTGCTGCTCGGCCTGCTGGGTCTGGTCGCGGGCGCGGGCCTGATCGTGGCCGGCGCGGCGGTCGCGGCCGCCGCGGCCAAGGTGACGCTGATAGCACTCGGCGTACTCCTGGGCCTCGCCGCCCTGTTCGCCATGTGCGGGCTGAACACGGTGGCGCCGGGCGAGGCCCGCGTCGTCCAGCTGTTCGGCCGCTACAAGGGCACCGTCCGCACCGACGGGCTGCGCTGGGTCAACCCGCTGACCTCCCGCAGGGCGATCTCCACCCGGGTGCGCAACCACGAGACGGCCGTCCTGAAGGTCAACGACGCCTACGGCAACCCGATCGAGCTGGCGGCGGTCGTGGTGTGGCGGGTCGAGGACACCGCCCGGGCCACCTTCGAGGTCGAGGACTTCACGGAGTTCGTCGAGACCCAGACCGAGGCGGCCGTCCGGCACATCGCCATCGAGTACCCCTACGACGCGCACGAGGAGGGCGGCCTGTCGCTGCGCGGGAACGCCGAGGAGATCACCGAGAAGCTGGCGGCCGAACTGCACGACCGCGTCGACGCGGCCGGAGTGCACATCATCGAGTCCCGCTTCACGCACCTCGCGTACGCTCCGGAGATCGCCTCCGCGATGCTCCAGCGCCAGCAGGCCGGCGCGGTCGTGGCGGCGCGCAAGCAGATCGTGGAGGGCGCGGTGGGCATGGTGGAACTGGCACTGACCCGGCTGGCCGAGCAGGACATCGTGGACCTGGATCCGGAGCGCAAGGCGGCCATGGTCTCGAACCTGATGGTCGTCCTGTGCGGCGACCGCGCCGCGCAGCCGGTGGTCAACACGGGAACCCTCTACCAGTGA